Below is a window of Flavobacterium sp. CFS9 DNA.
CTATTTCTGGGAATGGTTTCACCGTTTCATAGGGCGCATTATCGGACTGGTTTTCTTTGTTCCTTTTGTTTATTTCTTAATTCGAAAAAAACTAGATCGTCCAACTATAAACAAATGTATCGTTCTTTTGGCAATGGGAGGTTTTCAGGGATTCTTAGGATGGTTTATGGTACGCAGCGGATTAATCGACAATCCGGATGTTAGTCATTTCAGACTTTCTCTGCACCTTACTTTTGCCTTTATTACTTTTGCTTATACTCTTTGGGTTGCCTTAGATTTAATTTATCCGGAACGCAATGTTTATAAAATAATTCCGCTTCGTAATATCGCAAGAATAGCTCTTGTCGCTTTACTGATTCAAATTATTTACGGTGGATTTGTAGCAGGTCTTAATGCCGGTTTAATACACAATCACTGGCCTTTAATGAGTGACGGGCAATTTATTCACGATTCGGTTTTTATTGAACAACCTACGTTGGTTAAAAATTTAATCGAAGGGAAAAGCGGAGTTCAGTTTGTACACAGAACCTTTGCGTATGTAGTAGTGGCACTAATTCTTTTCTTATATTACAAAGGAACCCAATTTTCTCTTACCAGAAATCAATCTAAAGGAATCGACGTTCTTCTTGTTTTTGTTTTCATTCAGTTCTTACTGGGCGTTTTTACACTTTTATACAGCGTACCGTTGGCTTTAGGATTAATTCATCAAATTATGGCTTTTTTCCTTTTAAGCGCCATGACTTATACTTTACACCGATTGAGTAAATAATATTTTTAATTATAAAAAAAAGCGCCGGAAAATTTCCGGCGCTTTTTTTTATATCAATATATATGCTAAGAATATGTGCCAAGCCTACGGTTTTCTATGCTGGGGACTTATCATTTTTGATCGGATTAAAATCCGAGCCTATAAATATGTCGAGCCTATGCTCTTTGTTCAAATTATTAAACCTATTGAAACACAGCAAAAATTCTGAACGAATCACAAATAATACAGCAAGGATTATTAATTCTTCGAAAAAAATGTGTCGAGCCTATGCTCTTTGTTCAAATTATTGAACCTAATGAAACACAGCAAAAAATTCTAACCGAATGACAAATAATACAGTAAGGATTCTTAATCCGTCGAAAAAAAAGTGTCAAGCCTACAGCACTTTTAAATATTTCACATCTTACATCATACATCTTACATCTCTCAAGAAAACTACCCCAACCAGTTTTTAAAGTCCTGCACTTTCTCGCGGCTCACAATTACCTCATCCTCTTTATAGGTAGGTAAAATTACCTTTAAGCGTGAATTGGTGTACACCTGAATTTCTTTTATCGCCGTAAGCGGAACAATGAACTTTCGGCTCACGCGGAAGAAATCTTTTTTATCGATTTCCTGCTCCAGGATTTCTAAAGTCGAATCGATTAAATAATTTCTAT
It encodes the following:
- a CDS encoding COX15/CtaA family protein, translating into MKKENKSVIIWLLSGCVLLFLMVVVGGITRLTNSGLSMTDWHLVTDTFPPLTEAKWNEAFEQYKKFPEYQKINIHNDFQLSDYKFIYFWEWFHRFIGRIIGLVFFVPFVYFLIRKKLDRPTINKCIVLLAMGGFQGFLGWFMVRSGLIDNPDVSHFRLSLHLTFAFITFAYTLWVALDLIYPERNVYKIIPLRNIARIALVALLIQIIYGGFVAGLNAGLIHNHWPLMSDGQFIHDSVFIEQPTLVKNLIEGKSGVQFVHRTFAYVVVALILFLYYKGTQFSLTRNQSKGIDVLLVFVFIQFLLGVFTLLYSVPLALGLIHQIMAFFLLSAMTYTLHRLSK